The sequence AGCAGGATGAAGAAGGTCAGCAGCAGCGACATCATGTCGCCATAGGTGACGACCCATCCGGGCACTCCCCTCTCCTGGGGCGGACACTTGCACTTCCTAGACATGGCGTCTCGCGTCTCCGCTCATGCCGCCAGGCCGTCCTTCGCCGCCTCCAGCTTCTGCTGGACCGACGGCATCAGGAACGACTTGAGCTTCTCCTCGACGATGCGCGGCGAATCGCCGCTCTGGATGGCCATCACGCCCTCGATGACCATCTCGCGTATGAGGACCTCCTCGCGCGAGCGCGACTCCAACTTGCCCGCCAGCGGCAGGAAGAAGGCGTTGGCCATGACCGCGCCGTAGAACGTCGTCAGCAGGGCGACGGCCATGCCCATGCCGATGGTGCTGGGATCGTCCAGTGTCGCGAGCATGTTGATCAGGCCGACCAGGGTGCCGACCATGCCAAAAGCGGGCGCGAAGGTGCCGCCGGACTCCAGGATCTTGCGGCCCTCCAGATGGCGGGCCTGCTGCTGATCGATGTCCGTCTGCATGATCTGCTTCAGGAGCGCGGGATCGTTGCCGTCGACCGCCAGGCGCAGGCCCTTGCGCAGGAACTCGTTCTCCTCGTTCTCGGCGTGCTCCTCGAGAGCCAGCATGCCCTCCTTGCGCGCCTGCTCGGCGTACCCCACCAGCTTGCCGATGTAGGCCAGGGGATCGCTGGTGGCGACCGTGAGGGTCTTCTTCAGGATGGCGAGCATGCCCAGGACCCTCGACAGCGGGTAGTTGGCGAGCAGGGCCATCATGGTGCCGCCGCCGACCATGATCAGCGACGGCACGTTGATGAACTGGGTGATGGAGCCGCCCATCAGGATAGCCCACATGATCAACGCGCCAGCACCGACGACGCCTATCAGTGTTGCGAAATCCACGACATGCCCTTCGTTTCGCGCTCGGCGCGCGCTAAGACTTGTTGCTGTCGAACACGTTGTCCGGACCGCCGACAGGGACCGGGTGGCTGCACGACAGTCGCCGATAATCGACGATCCGCTGCACGACCGATTCCATGTCCTCCTTGACCATGACCTTGCGGCCGGTGGTCAGGGTCAGCAGGGTGTCCGGCGTGCTCTCGATGAATTCGACAAGATCGGCGTTTATCACGAGCCGACTGCCGTTGAGTTTTGTCACGTTTATCATCTGGTTCTACTCCTCACGCCGACGCGAGCCGACTACCGCAACATCGAGATGATCTCCTGCATGATCTGGTCGCCGGTGGTGATGACCTTGGCGTTGGCCTGGAAGGCGCGCTGCGCCACCACCATGTTCGTCAGCTCCTGCGTCAGGTCCACGTTGGAGCCCTCGAGGGAGCCGGAGACGATGAAGGTCCCGCTGGCGCCCCCGGCCAGGCCTTGCATGGCCGAGCCCGAGTTGCCGCTGGACTGGAAAGTGTTGCCCTCGCTGCGCTGCAGGCCCTGGTAGTTCGGGAACCGTGCGATGCCGATCTGGGCCAGGGTCTGCACCGTGTCGTTGGAGAAACGACCGATGATCATGCCGTCGGTGTTGATCTCGTAGTCGAGCAGTTGGCCCACGGTATAGCCGTCGGTGATCGACTGCAGGCCGCCCTGGGCGGCGTACTGGGTCAGGCCGTTGAAATCGCCGAACTGTCCCGCGTCGATCTGCAGCGTGATCTCCCGGGCGCCCACCGCGCCCGTGGGCTGGGGCCGGAAGGTCAAGCCGCCGGCATCGTCGGTATAGCGGAAGGCGATGATCTCGCCGGCGTCCGTGAAGCTGACGGTCCCCGTGCCGCCATCGACGATCTCCTCGTCGCCCTCGAGCTCCGCCACCCAGTTCCACTCGTTGCTGCCCACGACCTTGGTGAAGGTGAACTGGACGGTGTGGACGTCGCCCAGGGAGTCGTAGGCGACGGCCGACGCCGTGAAGTCCTGCCCGTCGGAGGCTTCCTGGATCTGGGCGAAGTTGAAGGAGGTCTCGAAGACCGGATTGACCTCGCCGACCTCGCGGATGTCCAGCTGTCCCAGGGCATTCTCCGTGCCGGTCTCCCCCCGCATGACGATCTCGCCGTCCGCGTTCATGGACACGGGCTCGCTGGAGATGCCGAAGGCGATCTGCAGGCCGGTGAGCAGGTCCCCGACCGTGGTCGTGTCGTCCACGACCATGCTGTGCGATGCTGTCTGGGTCTCCCCGACCGATCCGCTGATGCTGATGTTGGTGGCCGGGTTCGAGGGCGTCACGTTCAGGCCGAGGCTCTGGCCGTTGCTGTTGTAGAGTTCGACCATCAGGTCGTCCGACGTCGCTGCCGCGCGTGCCTGGCCCGCCTCGCGCACCGCATCGAAGGTGGTGCCCGTGCCGCCCGGACCGATGGAGGTTGTGAAGCGGAAGGTCTGGTTGAAGTCTGAGCGGCTGGGAACGGTCAGCTGCAGGTTCTGGAGGGAGGCCGTGCCGCTGTTGTTGGTCAGCTCGAGCGAGCCGTCCGCGGCGATGGCGACGGCCAGTTCGCCCGCGGCGAATTCCGGCAACGACTCCAGCGTGGAGACGATCCAGGCGGCCAGATCGTCGATGGTCAGGCCCGGGTTGCCCACCTCGAAGCCGGGCACCGAGATCTGCGTGGCCCCGCCGTCGTCGATCATGCCGGTCAGGGCGATCTCGTCGCCGGCGACCAGGCCCATGGCGTCGCCGTTCTGCGCGTAGAGCGCCGTCAGCAGGTCGCCGCCCGCCGCGGCCGCCATGAAGTGCGACGTTTCCAGGATGTCGCCCTGGGCCTCGGAAGCCGCGTCGAGATTGCCGAACAGGCGGACGCTGCTCGAGGCGGCGGCGGGCACGGTCATGCTGGGATCGATGAACAGGTCCCCGAACTGGCCGTTGGTGATCTGTCCGGTGGCATCCGCCATCAGGCCCTGCAGGTGCATGCCGGTCGAAGGATCGACCAGGTAGTCCTGCGCGTCCAGCCCGAAGGCGCCTGCCCGCGTGAAGTAGCTGCCGTAGCCGTCGCTCAGGATGAAGAACCCGTCGCCCTGCAGCGCCAGGTCGTTCGCCAGCCCCGTGGTCTGCAGGTGGCCCTGTGCGAAGCGTGCGTCGATACTGCCCACGGACGAGCCCAGCCCGATCTGCTGGGGGTTCATGCCGCCGCGCCCGCCCGAGACCGGCCGCGAGGCCGGCCGGATGGTCTGACTCAGCATCTCCCGGAAGGTGACGCGGGAGGACTTGTACCCCACGGTGTTGGCGTTTGCGATGTTGTTGCCAATCACATCCAGCTCGATTGCGTTGGCGCTGAGACCCGAGATACCTGCGTAGAGGGATCGAAGCATGAGGTCCTCCTTGTCCTCTGGCTCGCCTTTGCGGCGGCTGGAGCTAGATGCCCACCTTGGCTATTTCCGAAGCGTAGTAATCCCGCCCGGCGATGTGCAGCAGGGCCAGGTTGTTCTCGAAGCGAATGCTCTCCACGATTCCCGACATGTAGGTGACCGCTGAAATGCCGTTTCCCCCACGATCTGCGACACTGATCGACACCGTGTACGATACGTCCCCTGCGGCGTCGCCGTCGTCCTCGCGCCCGTCCCAGGTCACGTCGTTCCAGCCCGGTGCGACCTCGCGCGTGTAGGTCGCGACGACGGTGCCGCTCTCGTTCAGGACCTCGATCGTGGCGAGGCCCGTGGCCGGGACCTGCACCTGGCTGGATGAGACCTCGCCTGCGGCCACGCTCACCCCATCGCCCTCGACCACGGCGTGCTTGCCGACCAGGCCGAGAAGCATGGTGTTGTTCAGCGACTGCGAATAGACCATGTTCTGTTCGAGGCTGGTGTTCATCTGCTGGAGCTCCTCCAGCATCGCGAACTGCGACAGCTGAGAGGTGAACTGGGCGTTGTCCAGCGGGTCCAGCGGGTTCTGGTTCTGGATCTGCGTGATGAGCAGCTGCAGGAACTGGTCCTGCTCGGAAGCGGCGCCGCTCGCCGTCGTGCTGGACGTGGTGGCGCTGCTGCTGACCGGGCTCACGTTCATCGATCAACCTCCCTGCTCGTCCTGGTTCCGCGCATCCCGTTCTTCGTCGTCCCGCCGGGAACGCCGTCCCCGGCCTTTCTCGTCCTGTTCCTCCGCCTCATCGTCTTCACGTACGACGACGACCTCGATCTGCTGCCAGGGCGACTTGCTGCCCAGCAACAGCTCCTGCAAATGGCCCGTCCCGTCCTGCAGCGCGCGGGCGGCAGCCGCAGATTCCACCTGGAACGTGAGCTGCAGCCTGGCGCCCACGCGCGTGAAGCGGATCTCGACGCGCCCCAGTTCGGGCGGCGACAGCGTCAGGCGCAGCGATCCCTTGCCGCCGAGACCGCCCAGCTTCCCGGCCAGCTGGGTCACGACCTGGGCGCGGACCTGCTCGGCCAGCTGCGCCGGGATTTCCGGTTGCGCTGCACCCGGCGGGAGCGACCCGGAGGAGGGCTTCTGCCCGTCGGCCTGCGCGATGGCCTCCGAGAGCTGCTGCACGGCCGCGTCGACCGTCACGGTCTGGA comes from bacterium and encodes:
- a CDS encoding motility protein A, which produces MDFATLIGVVGAGALIMWAILMGGSITQFINVPSLIMVGGGTMMALLANYPLSRVLGMLAILKKTLTVATSDPLAYIGKLVGYAEQARKEGMLALEEHAENEENEFLRKGLRLAVDGNDPALLKQIMQTDIDQQQARHLEGRKILESGGTFAPAFGMVGTLVGLINMLATLDDPSTIGMGMAVALLTTFYGAVMANAFFLPLAGKLESRSREEVLIREMVIEGVMAIQSGDSPRIVEEKLKSFLMPSVQQKLEAAKDGLAA
- a CDS encoding flagellar FlbD family protein; this encodes MINVTKLNGSRLVINADLVEFIESTPDTLLTLTTGRKVMVKEDMESVVQRIVDYRRLSCSHPVPVGGPDNVFDSNKS
- a CDS encoding flagellar hook-basal body complex protein — its product is MLRSLYAGISGLSANAIELDVIGNNIANANTVGYKSSRVTFREMLSQTIRPASRPVSGGRGGMNPQQIGLGSSVGSIDARFAQGHLQTTGLANDLALQGDGFFILSDGYGSYFTRAGAFGLDAQDYLVDPSTGMHLQGLMADATGQITNGQFGDLFIDPSMTVPAAASSSVRLFGNLDAASEAQGDILETSHFMAAAAGGDLLTALYAQNGDAMGLVAGDEIALTGMIDDGGATQISVPGFEVGNPGLTIDDLAAWIVSTLESLPEFAAGELAVAIAADGSLELTNNSGTASLQNLQLTVPSRSDFNQTFRFTTSIGPGGTGTTFDAVREAGQARAAATSDDLMVELYNSNGQSLGLNVTPSNPATNISISGSVGETQTASHSMVVDDTTTVGDLLTGLQIAFGISSEPVSMNADGEIVMRGETGTENALGQLDIREVGEVNPVFETSFNFAQIQEASDGQDFTASAVAYDSLGDVHTVQFTFTKVVGSNEWNWVAELEGDEEIVDGGTGTVSFTDAGEIIAFRYTDDAGGLTFRPQPTGAVGAREITLQIDAGQFGDFNGLTQYAAQGGLQSITDGYTVGQLLDYEINTDGMIIGRFSNDTVQTLAQIGIARFPNYQGLQRSEGNTFQSSGNSGSAMQGLAGGASGTFIVSGSLEGSNVDLTQELTNMVVAQRAFQANAKVITTGDQIMQEIISMLR